The following proteins are co-located in the Limanda limanda chromosome 5, fLimLim1.1, whole genome shotgun sequence genome:
- the tm2d2 gene encoding TM2 domain-containing protein 2: MISVSYILLCGQFLLLLTVILLQCLGGIHSHNSSTTETPASSPARGATGFPYSEQPPDLLKYEIPVDTENDNETYEYRPPSPVVLCSYLPDEFVYCQDPVDHAGNYSAQQELGHGCVGWGGQTQKEVNLTRVICTALDDIECAGSREFLRGGVPCIKYTGHYFITTLLYSFFLGCFGVDRFCLGHTGTAVGKLLTLGGLGIWWFVDLILLITGGLMPSDYSNWCTYY, translated from the exons ATGATCTCGGTGAGTTACATTCTGCTGTGCGGAcagttcctcctgctgctgaccGTCATTCTGTTACAATGTCTGGGAGGAATTCACTCCCACAACTCCTCCACCACCGAGACCCCTGCTTCCTCTCCGGCCCGGGGAGCCACCGGGTTCCCGTACAGCGAGCAGCCGCCCGACCTGCTGAAGTACGAGATCCCGGTGGACACTGAGAATGACAACGAGACGTACGAGTACAGACCCCCGTCTCCTGTGGTCCTCTGCAGCTATCT ACCTGATGAGTTTGTCTACTGTCAGGACCCTGTGGATCACGCAGGAAACTACAGTGCTCAGCAGGAGTTGGGCCACGGCTGTGTCGGG TGGGGCGGCCAGACTCAGAAAGAAGTGAACCTCACTCGTGTGATATGCACGGCACTCGATGATATAGAGTGTGCCGGATCCAGAGAGTTCCTCAGAGGAGGAGTGCCCTGCATCAA ATACACTGGACACTACTTCATCACCACGCTGCTGTACTCCTTCTTCCTGGGTTGTTTCGGGGTGGATCGCTTCTGCCTGGGTCACACCGGCACCGCTGTGGGGAAGCTGCTCACCCTGGGAGGCCTGGGGATCTGGTGGTTTGTGGACTTGATCCTGCTCATCACCGGCGGCCTGATGCCCAGTGATTACAGCAACTGGTGCACATACTACTGA
- the tbx3b gene encoding T-box transcription factor TBX3 — translation MRSFSEPCVPGAVPHAFPTRAGDAPLRGTVLSGPPLVSAMTVSPRGSAEPRLDPMIHTSPPGQSAILCRPHEILEGGEMQDDQPKVYLEAGDLWRQFHKRGTEMIITKSGRRMFPPLRTRCVGMDRKAKYILLMDIVEADDCRYKFHNSRWMVAGKADPEMPKRMYLHPDSPATGEQWMSKVVNFHKLKLTNNMSDKHGYTILNSMHKYQPRFHIVKVNDILKLPYSTFRTYVFSETEFIAVTAYQNDKITQLKIDNNPFAKGFREMGNGRREKRKLQHSSQKPKEMRMTNLKPEPIQDTPQQYSDNPESPDADESDVDENDHVVDIIQEKKEAKPGPKVSITGSRVQTPDRTQRETDSRSSRVLSTTADGASGSEPQDSEKEEMCKLHSNDAQSCVYPLESNSHLWDPSRPSSVYRSAQVNTWNSCTAVDRAASCGLDPAAAVRTPSAAGFPFSLQQHALVQDLLGLSHFGGLVFYPYTSLSLRSKVDFRACPSVHSRDYFTSPMLSSSVPRVIGGAFKYLIPDLLLLPTTEQENLVDDADIDCSKDESQTGRQF, via the exons ATGCGCAGTTTCTCTGAGCCGTGCGTCCCAGGCGCGGTTCCACACGCTTTTCCAACAAGAGCCGGAGATGCGCCCCTTCGAGGGACTGTCCTGAGCGGACCCCCGCTGGTCTCAGCCATGACTGTATCCCCTCGAGGGTCTGCAGAGCCCCGCTTGGATCCGATGATTCACACGTCTCCGCCGGGTCAGTCTGCGATTTTGTGTCGGCCTCACGAAATTCTGGAGGGAGGGGAGATGCAAGACGATCAGCCCAAAGTTTATTTGGAGGCCGGCGACCTTTGGAGACAATTCCACAAACGCGGCACTGAAATGATCATTACAAAGTCCGGGAG GCGCATGTTCCCGCCGCTCAGGACCAGGTGCGTCGGGATGGATAGAAAGGCCAAATACATTCTCCTGATGGACATCGTGGAGGCCGATGACTGCAGGTACAAGTTTCATAACTCCCGCTGGATGGTGGCAGGGAAGGCGGACCCGGAGATGCCCAAACGCATGTACCTCCACCCGGACAGTCCGGCCACGGGGGAGCAGTGGATGTCCAAAGTGGTCAACTTCCACAAACTCAAACTGACCAACAACATGTCGGACAAACACGGATAT ACAATTCTCAACTCGATGCACAAATACCAGCCGAGGTTCCACATAGTGAAGGTAAATGACATCCTCAAGCTGCCGTACAGCACCTTCAGGACCTATGTCTTCTCTGAGACTGAGTTCATCGCAGTGACAGCGTATCAGAACGACAAG ATCACGCAGCTGAAAATAGACAACAATCCTTTCGCCAAGGGATTCAGAGAAATGGGCAAtgggagaagagaaaagag GAAACTACAACATTCATCACAAAAACCTAAAGAGATGCGGATGACCAACCTGAAACCTGAGCCTATTCAAGATACACCTCAACAATATTCCGACAATCCCGAATCTCCAG atgCCGATGAaagtgatgttgatgaaaatgatCATGTTGTGGACATTATtcaagagaagaaagaagcgAAACCAGGGCCAAAGGTTTCCATCACAGGCAGCAGGGTACAGACTCCAGAccgaacacagagagaaaccgaCTCAAGAAGCAGCCGCGTCCTCAGTACAACAGCTGATGGAGCGAGTGGATCTGAGCCACAAGACTCAGAGAAGGAAGAAATGTGCAAATTACACAGCAACGATGCTCAGAGTTGCGTTTATCCACTGGAATCAAACAGCCACCTGTGGGATCCGAGCAGACCCAGCAGTGTATACCGCTCTGCTCAGGTGAACACCTGGAACAGCTGCACCGCTGTGGACAGAGCGGCATCGTGTGGACTGGACCCGGCAGCAGCTGTCAGGACTCCATCAGCTGCAGGGTTTCCCTTCAGCCTCCAACAGCACGCACTGGTGCAG GACCTGTTGGGTCTTTCCCACTTTGGAGGCCTTGTGTTTTATCCCTACACCAGCCTCTCTCTACGGTCCAAAGTGGATTTCAGAGCCTGCCCGAGTGTCCACAGCCGGGACTACTTCACCTCTCCGAtgttatcttcatctgttcctcGTGTGATTGGCGGCGCATTTAAATATCTCATCCCTGATCTGCTACTGCTGCCCACAACAGAGCAGGAGAACTTGGTTGATGATGCTGACATTGACTGCAGTAAGGACGAGTCACAAACAGGGAGACAATTCTGA